In Amyelois transitella isolate CPQ chromosome 26, ilAmyTran1.1, whole genome shotgun sequence, the following proteins share a genomic window:
- the LOC106138481 gene encoding F-box/LRR-repeat protein 14, protein MSAWTEDMLSWHDERLGLTELPSTNRRKQRSAPYRLHRPHLPAPHVPEPPPEPQGTHISRLYPELLALIFERLPVRDRGRAAQVCRAWRDAADRRSVWRGVEAALHLRRPAPVLFASLARRGVRKLQVLSLRRGLRDAVAALPGLESLSLSGCYSVTDTALASAFAAELPALRRLDLSLCKQVTDSSLGRIAQALSNLEELELGGCCNITDTGLLLIAWGLKKLRRLNLRSCWHVNDTGIAHLCGGVDSRGTLDLEHLGLQDCQRLTDEALKHAATGLPNLKSINLSFCVAVTDAGLRHLARLQHLEDINLRACDGVSDAGVAHLAESGRLRALDVSFCDKVGDEALSHATLGLSGLRSLSLSACRLTDEGLERVARLSQLETLNIGQCTKVTDRGLKALGDGLLNLKAIDLYGCTCITPQGLDHIVKLPQLSVLNLGLWHVR, encoded by the coding sequence ATGAGTGCGTGGACGGAGGACATGTTGTCCTGGCACGACGAGCGTCTCGGCCTCACCGAACTGCCGAGTACCAACAGGAGAAAACAACGCAGCGCGCCGTATAGGCTACATCGGCCGCATTTGCCCGCGCCTCACGTGCCCGAACCGCCGCCGGAGCCTCAGGGAACGCATATATCGAGACTGTATCCGGAGTTGTTGGCTTTAATATTCGAGAGGCTACCTGTGAGAGACCGGGGACGGGCGGCACAAGTGTGTCGCGCGTGGAGGGATGCCGCCGACAGGAGATCCGTTTGGCGAGGTGTAGAAGCTGCTTTACATCTGAGAAGACCAGCACCAGTGCTTTTTGCATCATTAGCTAGACGAGGAGTACGGAAACTACAGGTACTATCACTAAGAAGAGGCTTGAGAGACGCTGTAGCAGCGTTACCTGGTCTAGAATCGTTGTCGCTCAGTGGTTGTTATAGTGTAACGGACACAGCACTAGCCAGTGCATTCGCCGCAGAGCTTCCAGCATTAAGAAGACTGGATTTATCTTTGTGCAAACAAGTAACTGACTCATCACTTGGAAGAATAGCTCAGGCACTAAGTAACTTAGAAGAATTGGAGTTAGGTGGGTGTTGTAATATAACAGATACAGGTCTTCTATTGATAGCGTGGGGATTAAAAAAACTGCGTCGTTTAAATCTACGATCATGTTGGCATGTAAACGATACAGGTATAGCTCATTTATGTGGAGGAGTTGATTCTAGAGGGACGCTAGACTTAGAACATTTGGGATTGCAAGACTGCCAAAGGTTGACAGATGAAGCGCTTAAACATGCAGCAACTGGTCttccaaatttgaaatctATAAACCTATCTTTCTGCGTAGCCGTCACAGATGCTGGGTTGAGGCACCTAGCACGATTACAGCATTTAgaagatataaatttaagagccTGTGACGGCGTTTCAGATGCAGGAGTAGCCCATTTAGCGGAAAGTGGCAGGTTAAGAGCACTAGATGTATCGTTTTGCGATAAAGTTGGTGACGAGGCACTGTCACATGCGACTCTAGGATTATCAGGATTGCGCTCCTTATCTTTGAGTGCATGTCGACTAACAGACGAGGGGCTAGAACGGGTCGCTAGGTTATCACAACTAGAGACGTTAAATATAGGCCAGTGCACAAAGGTCACGGATAGAGGCCTGAAGGCTTTGGGTGATGGACTACTAAATTTGAAAGCGATAGACTTATACGGCTGTACGTGTATAACGCCACAAGGCTTGGACCATATCGTGAAGTTGCCTCAGCTCAGTGTACTTAACCTCGGCCTGTGGCATGTGCGGTGA